In one window of Falco biarmicus isolate bFalBia1 chromosome 16, bFalBia1.pri, whole genome shotgun sequence DNA:
- the DDX20 gene encoding probable ATP-dependent RNA helicase DDX20, which translates to MEGLECHVFIGGTSLNQDKIRLKKCHIAVGSPGRIKQLIELDYLNTASIRLFILDEADKLLEEGSFQEQINWIYSSLPANKQMLAVSATYPESLANALTRYMRDPTFVRLNPTDPSLIGLKQYYKIVNSHPLPHKTFEEKTQHLHELFSKISFNQALVFSNLHSRAQYLAEILTSRGFPAECISGSMNQNQRLDAMAKLKQFHCRVLISTDLTSRGIDAEKVNLVINLDVPVDWETYMHRIGRAGRFGTLGLSVTYCCRGEEENMMMKIAQKCNLQLHPLPEPIPPGMMDQFEDGEVEVKPVIHTGASVNSDTVCLRPEEPVLQPVQNSFSEVPQPLSNLPGDNFSVERPKKALKQKQVKKCTHPANTKKGSRNPQTSSCCTEQRSRVKTVSRTDGQQSSQAPDEEALKKNLPRIPCLSSFKNQRKNPWSFSEFVEDYEYFIKEGLEREVEILRSYSGPGEQCELPRNGGVEWEEVEHYTETIANGIVFGDSDGSYSSTASSNSRENNSCFEAYSNTQETNAVPSVHQGRAGFCPTPEKPQELSQVPKQNQVKKKVLKQNAKQKKSHCHQFSSPSSRKTEDNCSCSSSWDDGVPPEAWSYKTYWKSYYRAWQNYYAAVSRYRESYRQFNWMTAYHVNSVYLQELLKSGD; encoded by the exons ATGGAAGGCTTAGAATGTCATGTCTTCATTGGAGGGACTTCATTGAACCAGGACAAAATCAGGCTAAAGAAGTGCCACATAGCTGTCGGCTCCCCAG GTCGAATAAAACAGCTTATAGAATTGGACTACTTAAATACAGCCAGTATTCGGCTTTTTATTCTCGATGAAGCAGACAAGCTTTTAGAAGAAGGCAGCTTTCAGGAACAAATCAA CTGGATTTACTCTTCACTACCAGCCAATAAGCAGATGCTTGCTGTTTCAGCTACTTACCCTGAATCATTAGCTAATGCTTTGACCAGGTATATGAGGGATCCAACGTTTGTGAGGCTGAACCCTACTGATCCAAGTCTCATTG GGCTGAAGCAGTATTACAAAATTGTGAATTCCCATCCACTTCCGCATAAAAcatttgaggaaaaaacccagcacctACATGAGTTGTTCAGCAAGATTTCATTTAATCAAGCCCTCGTCTTCTCAAATCTGCATAGCAG GGCTCAATATCTAGCTGAAATACTAACATCCAGAGGCTTTCCTGCTGAGTGCATTTCGG GCAGCATGAATCAAAATCAGCGACTTGATGCTATGGCTAAATTAAAGCAGTTCCACTGTAGAGTTTTGATTTCCACAGACTTG ACATCTCGCGGAATCGATGCTGAAAAAGTGAATCTGGTTATCAACCTGGATGTACCTGTAGACTGGGAAACGTACATGCATCGTATTGGCAGAGCTGGGCGCTTTG GAACATTAGGTTTATCTGTGACATACTGCTGCCgtggagaggaagaaaacatgatGATGAAAATTGCTCAGAAGTGTAATCTTCAGCTTCATCCTCTACCAG AGCCTATACCTCCTGGAATGATGGATCAGTTTGAAGATGGGGAGGTAGAAGTCAAACCTGTTATACATACAGGTGCTTCAGTGAATTCTGACACTGTGTGTCTTAGACCAGAGGAACCAGTACTGCAGCCTGTCCAAAATAGTTTTTCAGAGGTACCTCAGCCTCTTTCTAACCTTCCAGGTGataatttttctgtagaaaGGCCAAAAAAGGCCCTGAAgcaaaagcaggtaaaaaagTGCACACATcctgcaaatacaaaaaaaggtAGTAGAAACCCCCAAACTTCCAGTTGCTGCACAGAACAGAGGAGTAGGGTCAAAACTGTCTCCAGAACGGATGGACAACAAAGCTCTCAGGCTCCAGATGaggaggctttaaaaaaaaatcttcccagaATTCCATGcttatcttcttttaaaaaccaaCGGAAAAATCCCTGGAGCTTCTCAGAGTTTGTTGAAGACTATGAGTATTTCATTAAGGAAGGGTTGGAGAGAGAGGTTGAGATTTTAAGAAGCTACTCAGGCCCAGGAGAACAATGTGAGCTCCCCAGAAATGGTGGTGTAGAGTGGGAAGAGGTGGAACATTATACAGAGACGATTGCAAATGGTATTGTGTTTGGTGACAGTGATGGTTCATACAGTTCCACAGCTTCCTCCAATAGTAGGGAAAATAACTCCTGCTTTGAAGCATATTCAAATACACAGGAGACGAATGCTGTTCCCTCTGTGCATCAGGGTCGTGCGGGTTTCTGTCCTACACCAGAGAAGCCTCAGGAGCTATCACAAGTCCCAAAGCAGAatcaagtgaaaaagaaagttctgaaacaaaacgctaaacaaaagaaaagccattgCCATCAGTTTTCTAGCCCTTCCTCgagaaaaactgaagacaactgctcctgcagcagctcttgggATGATGGCGTTCCACCTGAGGCTTGGAGTTACAAAACCTACTGGAAATCTTACTACCGAGCATGGCAAAACTACTATGCTGCAGTGTCTCGCTATAGGGAAAGTTACAGACAGTTTAACTGGATGACTGCCTATCATGTCAACTCAGTCTATCTTCAGGAACTGCTGAAAAGTGGCGATTGA